A single region of the Solwaraspora sp. WMMD791 genome encodes:
- a CDS encoding lysophospholipid acyltransferase family protein, with protein sequence MARRKLGFWRRFVVMVIKPTLTIWTKRDWSGMEHIPRTGGVIIVANHMSHADPMAIAHFVYDAGRWPRFLGKSSLFAIPVVGPWLLKVRQIPVHRGSVDAIKSLEAAIAGVNDGGAVVIYPEGTTSREPDLWPMRGKTGAARLALTTGAPVVPVAMWGPQNMYDPRTRKLNLLPRRPVTVRAAEPIDLSRWMGAEPTRAVLEEMTETIMLRLRDMVAELRGAEAPPLYTPVVRRNGRTVKAPDSTAPEPGQ encoded by the coding sequence GTGGCGCGGCGGAAACTGGGCTTCTGGCGACGTTTCGTCGTGATGGTGATCAAACCGACCCTGACCATCTGGACCAAACGGGACTGGTCCGGGATGGAGCACATCCCCCGTACCGGTGGGGTGATCATCGTCGCCAACCACATGTCGCACGCCGACCCGATGGCCATCGCCCACTTCGTCTACGACGCCGGCCGGTGGCCGCGGTTCCTCGGCAAGTCCAGCCTCTTCGCCATCCCGGTGGTCGGCCCCTGGCTGCTCAAGGTCCGGCAGATCCCGGTGCACCGGGGCAGCGTCGACGCGATCAAGTCGCTGGAGGCGGCGATCGCGGGTGTCAACGACGGCGGCGCCGTGGTCATCTACCCGGAGGGCACCACGTCGCGGGAACCGGACCTGTGGCCGATGCGCGGCAAGACCGGCGCGGCCCGGCTCGCCCTGACCACCGGGGCGCCGGTGGTGCCGGTGGCGATGTGGGGTCCGCAGAACATGTACGACCCACGGACCAGGAAGCTCAACCTGCTGCCGCGCCGACCGGTCACCGTACGGGCCGCCGAACCGATCGACCTCAGTCGTTGGATGGGTGCCGAACCCACCCGGGCGGTGCTGGAGGAGATGACCGAAACGATCATGCTGCGGCTGCGCGACATGGTCGCCGAGCTGCGCGGCGCCGAAGCACCACCGCTGTACACACCGGTGGTCCGGCGCAACGGCCGGACCGTCAAGGCGCCGGACTCGACCGCCCCGGAGCCGGGTCAGTGA
- a CDS encoding helix-turn-helix transcriptional regulator produces the protein MSPSVLNSSVPRRRLGRELRQLRERLTQLPQTSVASELEWSATKLWRMERGEVPVRSGDVVLLCELYGVDEETTEILAALATKTREKGWWHDYASLPSWFELYVGLEEAASRIREYQSQLVPGFLQTREYATAIFTKDVDGVPRYQIADRVAVRLLTRLEPQAPEFDIVVDEAVLRRVVGSRQIMAAQVRRLADAGRLPNVSVRVLPFSSNLHAGVLTGGSFTILDFPEQYEPTTVYQESITGALFLDKQTESDRYAWVYHDIRSAALSEAESRALLLDTAKEYEP, from the coding sequence ATGTCCCCGTCCGTGTTGAACTCGTCCGTACCGCGCCGACGGCTGGGCCGGGAGCTGCGTCAACTGCGCGAGCGGCTGACCCAGCTGCCGCAGACGTCGGTCGCCAGCGAGCTGGAGTGGTCGGCGACGAAGCTGTGGCGGATGGAGCGCGGCGAGGTCCCGGTCCGCTCCGGCGACGTCGTGCTGCTCTGCGAGTTGTACGGCGTTGACGAGGAGACCACCGAGATCCTTGCCGCGTTGGCGACCAAGACCCGGGAGAAGGGCTGGTGGCACGACTACGCCAGCCTGCCGTCCTGGTTCGAGCTGTACGTGGGCCTGGAGGAGGCCGCCAGCCGGATCCGCGAGTACCAGAGTCAGCTGGTGCCGGGCTTCTTGCAGACCCGGGAGTACGCGACCGCGATCTTCACCAAGGACGTCGACGGCGTGCCCCGTTACCAGATCGCCGACCGGGTCGCGGTGCGGCTGCTGACCCGGCTGGAGCCACAGGCTCCGGAGTTCGACATCGTCGTCGACGAGGCGGTGCTGCGCCGCGTGGTCGGGTCGCGCCAGATCATGGCGGCACAGGTGCGCCGGCTCGCCGACGCCGGCCGGCTGCCGAACGTCTCCGTCCGGGTCCTGCCGTTCTCGTCCAACCTGCACGCCGGGGTGCTGACCGGCGGCTCGTTCACCATCCTGGACTTTCCCGAGCAGTACGAACCCACCACGGTCTACCAGGAGTCGATCACCGGCGCGCTCTTCCTCGACAAGCAGACCGAGAGCGACCGGTACGCTTGGGTCTACCACGACATCCGGTCGGCCGCGCTGAGCGAGGCCGAGTCGCGGGCGCTGTTGCTGGACACGGCGAAGGAGTACGAGCCATGA
- a CDS encoding NAD(P)H-dependent glycerol-3-phosphate dehydrogenase has product MTRRAVVLGAGSWGTAFAKVLADAGSDVVVWARREQVAAAIREYGTNPDYLPAVRLPERVTATSDAVEAIKGADLVVLAVPSQTLRGNLGDWAAHIGPDATLISLMKGIELGTTKRMSEVIVETAGVSEDRVVVVSGPNLAAEIAAEQPAASVVAGTDADRTAAVQQAMLTSYVRPYTNDDVIGCELGGAVKNVIALAYGIATAMRLGDNTKATLITRGLAETARLGVALGADPLTFAGLAGLGDLVATCSSPLSRNRTFGEHLGRGETLEQAQAATRQTAEGVKSCLSIRDLARAHGVEMPITEQVERICHEGLDPRTALTLLMTRATKPE; this is encoded by the coding sequence GTGACCCGCCGGGCCGTCGTCCTCGGTGCCGGCTCCTGGGGCACCGCGTTCGCCAAGGTCCTCGCCGACGCCGGCTCGGACGTGGTCGTCTGGGCCCGCCGCGAACAGGTCGCCGCCGCGATCCGCGAGTACGGCACCAACCCCGACTACCTGCCGGCGGTACGGCTACCCGAGCGGGTCACCGCCACCAGCGACGCCGTCGAGGCGATCAAGGGCGCCGACCTGGTCGTGCTCGCCGTACCGTCGCAGACCCTGCGCGGCAACCTGGGCGACTGGGCCGCGCACATCGGCCCCGACGCGACCCTGATCAGCCTGATGAAAGGGATCGAACTCGGCACCACCAAGCGGATGAGCGAGGTGATCGTCGAGACCGCCGGGGTGAGCGAGGACCGGGTCGTCGTCGTCTCCGGCCCGAACCTGGCCGCCGAGATCGCCGCCGAGCAGCCGGCCGCCAGCGTCGTCGCCGGCACCGACGCCGACCGCACCGCCGCCGTGCAGCAGGCCATGCTCACCTCGTACGTGCGGCCCTACACCAACGACGACGTGATCGGCTGCGAGCTCGGCGGGGCGGTCAAGAACGTGATCGCCCTCGCGTACGGCATCGCCACCGCCATGCGCCTCGGCGACAACACCAAGGCGACCCTGATCACCCGAGGGCTGGCCGAGACCGCCCGGCTCGGCGTGGCGCTCGGCGCCGACCCGTTGACCTTCGCCGGCCTCGCCGGCCTCGGGGACCTGGTCGCCACCTGCTCGTCGCCGCTGTCACGCAACCGGACCTTCGGCGAACACCTGGGCCGGGGGGAGACCCTGGAGCAGGCGCAGGCCGCCACCCGGCAGACCGCCGAAGGGGTCAAGAGCTGCCTGTCCATCCGGGACCTGGCCCGCGCCCACGGGGTGGAGATGCCGATCACCGAGCAGGTGGAACGGATCTGCCACGAGGGCCTGGACCCGCGTACCGCGTTGACGCTGCTGATGACGCGGGCCACGAAACCGGAATAG
- a CDS encoding cold-shock protein yields the protein MQGTVATFDAATRSGTVLLDDGSELAFPAAAFDASGLRLLRLGQRVRIERDGTGHVNRVTLPTFD from the coding sequence GTGCAGGGCACGGTGGCGACCTTCGATGCGGCGACCCGCAGCGGCACGGTGCTGCTCGACGACGGCAGCGAGCTGGCCTTCCCGGCGGCGGCGTTCGACGCCTCCGGGTTGCGGCTGCTACGACTGGGACAACGGGTACGCATCGAGCGGGACGGGACAGGACACGTTAACCGCGTCACGTTGCCCACATTTGACTGA
- the cofC gene encoding 2-phospho-L-lactate guanylyltransferase, with translation MREATWSVVLPVKRLAAAKSRLRGALTGVPHEELALALALDTVAAVLACPLVAEAVVVTADPVAAAALAALGARTVAEPDPGGLNAALAHGAASVPAGRPVAALTADLPALRPAELAAALRAAASPATTGRCFVPDADGTGTVLLAAVDAATLHPRFGPGSADRHAASGARRIGGDEDTGTGGAGGATGEDAWPTLRRDVDTADGLADAARLGLGRHTAALCRAGYRAGMRPETVG, from the coding sequence GTGCGGGAGGCGACCTGGTCGGTGGTGCTGCCGGTGAAGCGGCTCGCGGCGGCCAAGAGCCGGCTGCGCGGGGCGCTGACCGGCGTACCGCATGAGGAGCTGGCGCTGGCGCTCGCGCTGGACACCGTCGCGGCGGTGCTGGCCTGCCCACTGGTCGCCGAGGCGGTGGTGGTGACCGCCGACCCGGTCGCGGCCGCCGCGCTGGCGGCGCTCGGGGCGCGTACCGTCGCCGAACCTGACCCTGGTGGTCTCAATGCCGCACTGGCCCACGGCGCGGCGTCGGTCCCGGCCGGCCGGCCGGTGGCCGCGCTCACCGCCGATCTGCCGGCGCTGCGCCCGGCGGAGCTGGCCGCCGCCCTGCGGGCCGCGGCGTCACCCGCCACCACCGGTCGGTGTTTCGTGCCGGACGCCGACGGCACCGGTACGGTGCTGCTCGCCGCCGTCGACGCCGCCACCCTGCACCCCCGGTTCGGCCCCGGCTCAGCCGACCGGCACGCCGCGTCCGGGGCCCGCCGTATCGGCGGCGACGAGGACACCGGCACCGGCGGGGCCGGCGGAGCCACCGGGGAGGACGCTTGGCCGACGCTGCGCCGCGACGTTGACACCGCCGACGGCCTCGCCGACGCGGCCCGGCTCGGCCTGGGCCGGCACACCGCCGCGCTGTGCCGCGCCGGGTACCGTGCTGGCATGCGACCCGAGACGGTGGGCTGA
- a CDS encoding RNA degradosome polyphosphate kinase — protein sequence MPEPAATEQAALPEPAAVAGPADGTVEPVDDGVTPVAAGAEPVDAAVEPVETDPSPAAGTTTPAEADPLPSDRFLNRELSWLDFNARVLELAEDPQTPLLERAKFLAIFASNLDEFFMVRIAGLKRRLQAGLPVRGGDRLPLRTQLELIAVKTAGLVARHARCFTDEVRPRLAAEGIHLIRWNDLTAGEREGLRTYFREHIFPVLTPLAVDPAHPFPYISSRSLNLAVAVRDPDGGPELFARVKVPNNVPRFVVVSQEGQGARFLPVEDLIAAQLGQLFSGMQVVECHLFRVTRNADFEVDEDRDEDLLQSLERELARRRFGPPVRLEVAASISDHMLDLLVRELDMDSHDVLRVPGLLDLSALWQVYESSDRPDLKDRPFVPATHPRLVEGEVPRSVFATLRDGDILVHHPYHSFSTSVQRFIEQAAADPLVLAIKQTLYRTSGDSPIVDALIEAAAAGKQVVVLVEVKARFDEQANIGWARMLERAGCHVVYGLVGLKTHCKTALVVRQEGNQIRRYCHIGTGNYHPKTARLYEDFGMLTADPEVGADLTDLFNVLTGYSRQTAYRRLLVAPHGVRSGLIERIEREVAHVRAGRPGLVQFKVNSLVDEEMVDALYRASQAGVQVDLLIRGMCTLRPGVPGLSDNIRVRSILGRFLEHSRVFRFGNDGDAEFWMGSSDLMHRNLDRRVEALVQVTDPVARAELERVLAESFDPECESFELHPDGTWTRHHSTDGRPLVHLQERLLRRFVGAAK from the coding sequence ATGCCGGAGCCGGCGGCGACGGAGCAGGCAGCGCTGCCGGAGCCGGCAGCGGTGGCCGGGCCGGCCGACGGGACCGTCGAGCCGGTGGACGACGGTGTCACCCCGGTGGCCGCCGGCGCCGAGCCGGTGGACGCGGCCGTCGAGCCGGTGGAGACCGACCCCTCGCCGGCCGCCGGCACCACCACGCCGGCCGAGGCGGATCCGTTGCCGAGCGACCGGTTCCTCAACCGGGAGCTGTCCTGGCTCGACTTCAACGCCCGGGTGCTGGAGCTGGCCGAGGACCCGCAGACACCGCTGCTGGAGCGGGCCAAGTTCCTGGCGATCTTCGCCAGCAACCTCGACGAGTTCTTCATGGTGCGCATCGCCGGGCTCAAGCGCCGGCTGCAGGCCGGCCTGCCGGTACGCGGCGGCGACCGGCTGCCGCTGCGTACCCAGCTGGAGCTGATCGCCGTCAAGACCGCCGGTCTGGTCGCCCGGCACGCCCGCTGCTTCACCGACGAGGTACGGCCCCGGCTGGCCGCCGAAGGCATCCACCTGATTCGCTGGAACGACCTCACCGCAGGGGAACGGGAAGGGCTGCGCACCTACTTCCGGGAGCACATCTTCCCGGTGCTGACCCCGCTCGCCGTCGACCCGGCGCACCCGTTCCCGTACATCTCCAGCCGGTCGTTGAACCTGGCCGTCGCGGTCCGCGACCCCGACGGCGGCCCGGAGCTGTTCGCCCGGGTCAAGGTACCCAACAACGTGCCCCGGTTCGTCGTGGTCAGCCAGGAAGGCCAGGGCGCCCGGTTCCTGCCGGTGGAGGACCTGATCGCCGCCCAGCTGGGTCAGCTCTTCTCCGGCATGCAGGTGGTGGAGTGCCACCTGTTCCGGGTCACCCGCAACGCCGACTTCGAAGTCGACGAGGACCGCGACGAGGACCTGCTGCAGTCGCTGGAGCGGGAACTGGCCCGCCGCCGGTTCGGACCGCCGGTGCGCCTGGAGGTCGCCGCCTCCATCTCCGACCACATGCTCGACCTGCTGGTCCGCGAGCTGGACATGGACAGCCACGACGTGCTGCGGGTGCCCGGCCTGCTGGACCTGTCCGCGCTGTGGCAGGTGTACGAAAGCTCCGACCGGCCCGATCTGAAGGACCGGCCGTTCGTGCCGGCCACCCATCCCCGGCTGGTCGAGGGCGAGGTGCCGCGCAGCGTCTTCGCCACCCTGCGCGACGGCGACATCCTGGTGCACCACCCGTACCACTCCTTCTCGACCAGCGTGCAACGCTTCATCGAGCAGGCCGCCGCCGATCCCCTCGTTCTGGCGATCAAGCAGACCCTCTACCGCACCAGCGGCGACTCCCCCATCGTCGACGCGCTGATCGAGGCGGCCGCCGCCGGCAAGCAGGTGGTGGTGCTCGTCGAGGTGAAGGCTCGCTTCGACGAGCAGGCCAACATCGGCTGGGCGCGGATGCTGGAACGCGCCGGCTGCCACGTCGTGTACGGCCTCGTCGGGCTGAAGACGCACTGCAAGACGGCCCTGGTGGTCCGCCAGGAAGGCAACCAGATCCGCCGCTACTGCCACATCGGCACCGGCAACTACCACCCGAAGACCGCCCGGCTCTACGAGGACTTCGGCATGCTCACCGCCGACCCGGAGGTCGGCGCCGACCTCACCGACCTGTTCAACGTGCTGACCGGGTACAGCCGGCAGACCGCGTACCGGCGGCTGCTGGTCGCCCCGCACGGCGTCCGCAGCGGGCTGATCGAACGCATCGAACGCGAGGTCGCCCACGTGCGGGCCGGCCGCCCCGGGCTGGTGCAGTTCAAGGTGAACTCGCTGGTCGACGAGGAGATGGTGGATGCGCTGTACCGGGCCTCGCAGGCCGGCGTACAGGTAGATCTGCTGATCCGGGGGATGTGCACGCTGCGGCCGGGGGTGCCGGGCCTGTCGGACAACATCCGGGTCCGGTCGATCCTCGGCCGGTTCCTGGAGCACTCCCGGGTCTTCCGGTTCGGCAACGACGGCGACGCCGAGTTCTGGATGGGCTCGTCGGACCTGATGCACCGCAACCTGGACCGGCGGGTCGAGGCGCTGGTGCAGGTGACCGACCCGGTGGCCCGCGCCGAGCTGGAGCGGGTGCTCGCCGAGTCGTTCGACCCGGAGTGCGAATCGTTCGAGCTGCACCCCGACGGTACCTGGACCCGGCACCACTCCACCGACGGGCGACCCCTGGTCCACCTGCAGGAACGCCTGCTGCGCCGGTTCGTCGGCGCCGCCAAGTAG
- a CDS encoding DUF397 domain-containing protein, producing MTDLTGATWRKSSRSNSQGACVEVADGLAGVIGVRDSKDPTGPVLTISPANWSAFVAATKTGTLTA from the coding sequence ATGACCGACCTGACCGGTGCCACCTGGCGCAAGAGCAGCCGATCCAACAGCCAGGGTGCATGCGTCGAGGTCGCCGACGGGCTGGCCGGCGTGATCGGCGTACGCGACTCCAAGGACCCCACCGGCCCGGTCCTGACCATCTCCCCCGCCAACTGGTCGGCCTTCGTCGCCGCCACCAAGACCGGCACCCTCACCGCCTGA
- a CDS encoding cystathionine gamma-lyase — protein sequence MTASSRDPRYGDGTRCVSAGLPEPTPGQPFLPGPVFAAPYHLDPVTGPAPDRDGYARETNPTRRALETAIGDLEGGDTLVFASGQAAITALLLTTLRPGDTVLLPADGYFTVRALAATVLEPLGVTVRLVPTAGPYPDFAGVRLVLLETPANPGLDVCDVAALAAAAHAAGALVAVDNSAATPLGQRPLDLGADVVVASGTKALTGHSDLLLGYLATGSAQLLSAATTWRKLTGSVPGPFDCWLAHRSLATLDLRLARQSANAQAVAAALVGRRDVTGVRWPGLPDDPSYAVAAAQMRRIPGIVSFDLGDADRVGRFLTASTLVSAATSFGGLHTAADRRAQWGDDTSPGFVRLSCGIEDTVDLVADVLTALDAG from the coding sequence ATGACCGCCAGCTCCCGCGATCCCCGGTACGGCGACGGCACCCGGTGCGTCAGCGCCGGGCTGCCCGAGCCGACGCCCGGCCAGCCGTTCCTGCCCGGCCCGGTGTTCGCCGCCCCCTACCACCTGGACCCGGTGACCGGGCCGGCACCGGACCGCGACGGCTACGCCCGGGAGACCAACCCCACCCGGCGGGCGCTCGAAACCGCCATCGGTGACCTGGAAGGCGGCGACACGCTTGTCTTCGCCAGCGGCCAGGCGGCGATCACCGCGCTGCTGCTGACCACGCTGCGCCCCGGCGACACGGTGCTGCTGCCCGCCGACGGATACTTCACCGTACGGGCGTTGGCCGCCACGGTGCTGGAACCGCTCGGTGTGACCGTACGATTGGTGCCGACCGCCGGGCCGTACCCGGACTTCGCCGGGGTGCGGCTGGTGCTGCTGGAAACCCCGGCCAACCCGGGCCTGGACGTCTGCGACGTCGCCGCGCTCGCGGCGGCGGCCCACGCCGCCGGGGCGCTGGTCGCGGTCGACAACAGCGCCGCCACCCCGCTCGGGCAGCGGCCGCTGGACCTCGGCGCGGACGTCGTGGTCGCCTCCGGCACCAAGGCGCTGACCGGCCACTCCGACCTGCTGCTCGGCTACCTGGCCACCGGATCGGCGCAGCTGCTGTCGGCGGCGACGACGTGGCGCAAACTGACCGGCAGCGTGCCGGGGCCGTTCGACTGCTGGCTCGCGCACCGGTCACTGGCCACCCTGGACCTGCGGCTGGCCCGCCAGTCGGCCAACGCGCAAGCGGTCGCCGCCGCGCTGGTCGGGCGCCGTGACGTCACCGGCGTACGCTGGCCCGGCCTGCCGGACGACCCGTCGTACGCGGTCGCGGCGGCCCAGATGCGCCGCATTCCGGGGATCGTGTCGTTCGATCTTGGCGACGCCGACCGGGTCGGCCGGTTCCTGACCGCGTCGACGCTGGTCTCGGCGGCCACGTCGTTCGGCGGCCTGCACACGGCGGCCGACCGGCGGGCCCAGTGGGGCGACGACACCTCACCGGGTTTCGTCCGGCTCTCCTGCGGCATCGAAGACACTGTGGACCTGGTCGCAGACGTTCTGACCGCCCTGGATGCCGGCTGA